Proteins encoded within one genomic window of Gemmobacter sp.:
- a CDS encoding class I SAM-dependent methyltransferase, which produces MTALADLLIRRIAAGGPITLADYMADCLLHPDHGYYTRAEPFGAAGDFITAPEISQMFGELLGLWLAQCWLDQGAPAFTLAELGPGRGTLMADVLRATRGVPGFHAAAQVALVEASPRLRAIQQTRLAPHPVTWADSLDALPDGPLFLLANEFFDALPVRQFARAGNGWAETMVTVQDGALALARATPAPLAALAHRLADTREDDIVETCPAAPGIAQAIATRIAHHGGAALIVDYGGWHSLGDTVQAMKAHGYCSLLDTPGQADITAHVDFEPLARAALAGGATVHGPVAQGALLERLGIAARAARLAQALSGDGLASHTAATRRLTHPDEMGTLFQALAILPASAPLPAGFAQ; this is translated from the coding sequence ATGACGGCGCTGGCCGATCTGCTGATACGGCGGATCGCGGCAGGCGGGCCGATCACCCTGGCCGACTACATGGCCGATTGCCTGCTGCACCCCGATCACGGCTATTACACCCGGGCCGAACCCTTTGGCGCGGCGGGCGATTTCATCACGGCGCCAGAGATTTCGCAGATGTTCGGCGAATTGCTGGGCCTGTGGCTGGCGCAATGCTGGCTGGATCAGGGGGCGCCCGCCTTTACGCTCGCCGAACTCGGCCCGGGGCGGGGCACGCTGATGGCCGATGTGCTGCGGGCCACGCGCGGGGTGCCGGGGTTTCACGCCGCGGCACAGGTCGCGCTGGTCGAGGCATCGCCGCGCCTGCGCGCCATCCAGCAGACCCGGCTGGCCCCGCATCCGGTGACCTGGGCCGACAGCCTGGATGCGTTGCCGGATGGCCCGCTGTTCCTGCTGGCGAACGAATTCTTCGATGCCCTGCCGGTGCGCCAGTTCGCCCGCGCGGGGAATGGTTGGGCGGAAACCATGGTCACCGTGCAGGATGGCGCGCTGGCGCTGGCCCGGGCCACCCCTGCCCCGCTGGCCGCGCTGGCCCATCGGCTGGCCGACACGCGCGAGGACGACATCGTGGAAACCTGCCCCGCCGCCCCCGGCATCGCCCAAGCCATCGCCACCCGCATCGCCCATCATGGCGGCGCGGCGCTGATCGTCGATTATGGCGGCTGGCACAGCCTGGGCGATACGGTGCAGGCGATGAAGGCGCATGGCTATTGCAGCCTGCTGGACACGCCCGGTCAGGCCGACATCACCGCCCATGTCGATTTCGAACCGCTGGCCCGCGCCGCCCTTGCCGGGGGTGCCACCGTCCATGGCCCGGTGGCGCAAGGCGCGCTGCTGGAGCGGCTGGGCATTGCCGCCCGGGCCGCCCGGCTGGCGCAAGCGCTGTCGGGCGATGGGCTGGCCAGCCACACCGCCGCAACGCGCCGCTTGACCCACCCCGACGAAATGGGAACCTTGTTCCAGGCGCTGGCAATCCTGCCCGCGTCCGCCCCCTTGCCTGCCGGATTTGCCCAGTGA
- the pyk gene encoding pyruvate kinase, which yields MRRHRKIKIVATLGPASSDKETIRALWEAGADVFRLNMSHGSHDDIAARHAIIREIEGEIGRPIAILADLQGPKLRVGVFAAGAVDLEEGQPFRLDLLEAPGDSRRVQLPHPEIFAALEPGASLLVNDGKIRLQVTACGADFADCTVVVGGTISNRKGVNVPDVVLPLAALSDKDRRDLEFVCALGVDWLALSFVQRPEDVLEARDLARGRAAILSKIEKPAAVKAFDAILAVSDGIMVARGDLGVECPVQAVPPIQKRLVRAARSAAKPVIVATQMLESMIESPMPTRAEVSDVATAIYEGADAVMLSAESAAGQYPVQAVATMDAVAREVEGDPTYREVIEASRKVVRRTVADGIVSAARELAETTDIKAICCFTQSGTTATLVSRERPRVPILALTPLVRTARKLCLTWGAHCVLVAPQDRFKGAVLSAAKAAREDGFATTTDFIVVTAGVPFNVQGTTNILRVAPCDERLIFRADPE from the coding sequence ATGAGACGGCACCGCAAGATCAAGATCGTGGCAACGCTGGGGCCGGCCTCCTCCGACAAGGAGACGATCCGCGCGCTGTGGGAAGCCGGGGCCGATGTGTTCCGCCTGAACATGAGCCATGGCAGCCATGACGACATCGCCGCGCGCCATGCCATCATCCGCGAGATCGAGGGCGAGATCGGGCGCCCGATCGCCATTCTGGCCGACCTGCAGGGGCCCAAGCTGCGGGTAGGCGTATTCGCCGCCGGCGCCGTGGATCTGGAGGAGGGTCAGCCCTTCCGCCTGGACCTGCTGGAGGCGCCGGGCGACAGCCGCCGCGTGCAGCTGCCCCACCCCGAGATTTTCGCCGCGCTGGAACCGGGGGCAAGCCTGCTGGTGAACGATGGCAAGATCCGGTTGCAGGTGACCGCCTGTGGCGCGGATTTCGCCGATTGCACCGTGGTGGTGGGCGGCACGATTTCCAACCGCAAGGGCGTGAACGTGCCCGATGTGGTGCTGCCGCTGGCCGCGCTGTCGGACAAGGACCGGCGCGATCTGGAATTCGTCTGCGCGCTGGGGGTGGACTGGCTGGCGCTGTCGTTTGTCCAGCGGCCCGAAGATGTGCTGGAGGCGCGCGACCTGGCGCGCGGCCGTGCCGCGATCCTGTCCAAGATCGAGAAGCCGGCGGCGGTCAAGGCGTTCGACGCCATCCTGGCGGTGTCGGATGGCATCATGGTGGCGCGGGGCGATCTGGGCGTGGAATGCCCGGTGCAGGCGGTGCCGCCGATCCAGAAGCGGCTGGTGCGGGCCGCACGGTCGGCCGCCAAGCCGGTGATCGTGGCCACCCAGATGCTGGAATCGATGATCGAAAGCCCGATGCCCACCCGGGCCGAGGTGTCGGACGTGGCGACCGCGATCTACGAGGGCGCCGATGCGGTGATGCTGTCGGCCGAATCGGCGGCCGGGCAATATCCGGTGCAGGCGGTGGCCACGATGGATGCCGTCGCGCGCGAGGTCGAGGGCGACCCGACCTATCGCGAGGTGATCGAGGCCAGCCGCAAGGTGGTGCGGCGCACGGTGGCCGACGGCATCGTTTCAGCCGCGCGGGAACTGGCGGAAACCACCGACATCAAGGCGATCTGCTGTTTCACCCAGTCGGGCACCACAGCCACGCTGGTATCGCGCGAACGGCCGCGGGTGCCAATCCTGGCGCTGACGCCGCTGGTGCGCACGGCGCGCAAGCTGTGCCTGACCTGGGGCGCGCATTGCGTGCTGGTGGCGCCGCAGGACCGTTTCAAGGGCGCCGTGCTGTCGGCCGCCAAGGCCGCGCGCGAGGATGGGTTCGCCACGACGACGGATTTCATCGTGGTCACCGCAGGCGTGCCGTTCAACGTGCAGGGCACCACGAACATCCTGCGCGTGGCCCCCTGTGACGAGCGGTTGATCTTCCGCGCCGATCCTGAATAA
- a CDS encoding N-formylglutamate amidohydrolase translates to MTETSYHILGETRPGRWLVTCDHATNRVPPWVNGGDLGIAPADMARHIALDVGAAGLAAELARHLDSPCILSDFSRLVIDPNRGEDDPTLLMKLYDGTIIPANRHADAAETERRLAALHRPYHDALERLAARRPDTVICAIHSFTPALRGRPPRPWQVGILYSHRDDRLSRRLIDLLRAEPDLCVGDNEPYSGHLPGDSIDRHALAPGRHNTLVELRNDLIAAPADQAAWAARLAPLLQRALVALT, encoded by the coding sequence ATGACCGAAACATCTTACCACATTCTTGGCGAAACCCGCCCCGGCCGCTGGCTGGTCACCTGCGACCATGCGACGAACCGGGTGCCCCCTTGGGTCAACGGCGGCGATCTGGGCATCGCCCCGGCCGACATGGCGCGCCATATCGCGCTGGATGTGGGGGCGGCTGGCCTTGCCGCCGAACTGGCCCGCCATCTCGACAGCCCCTGCATCCTGTCGGATTTCTCGCGCCTGGTGATCGACCCCAACCGTGGCGAAGATGACCCGACGCTGCTGATGAAGCTTTATGACGGCACCATCATTCCGGCCAACCGCCACGCCGATGCGGCGGAAACCGAACGCCGGCTTGCTGCGCTGCACCGTCCCTATCACGATGCGCTGGAACGGCTGGCGGCGCGGCGCCCCGATACGGTGATCTGCGCCATCCATTCCTTTACCCCGGCGCTGCGCGGCCGCCCGCCGCGCCCCTGGCAGGTCGGCATCCTGTATTCCCACCGCGACGACCGCCTGTCGCGCCGCCTGATTGATCTGCTGCGCGCCGAACCCGACCTGTGCGTCGGCGACAACGAACCCTATTCCGGCCATCTGCCTGGCGATTCGATCGACCGCCACGCCCTGGCCCCGGGCCGGCACAACACGCTGGTGGAACTGCGCAACGACCTGATCGCGGCGCCCGCCGATCAGGCCGCCTGGGCCGCCCGCCTTGCCCCCCTGCTGCAACGGGCGCTGGTCGCCCTGACCTGA
- a CDS encoding DUF1244 domain-containing protein, protein MDDATRTELEAAAFRRVVDHLMHKRPEVQNIDLMNLAGFCRNCLSRWYQEEANARGIAMDKDQAREAVYGMPYDDWRALHQTEASDAQKAAFQAAFRENVGEPRG, encoded by the coding sequence ATGGATGACGCCACCCGCACCGAACTTGAAGCCGCCGCCTTTCGCCGCGTTGTCGACCACCTCATGCACAAACGGCCCGAAGTGCAGAACATCGACCTGATGAACCTGGCCGGCTTTTGCCGCAACTGCCTGTCGCGCTGGTATCAGGAAGAAGCAAACGCCCGCGGCATCGCCATGGACAAGGATCAGGCCCGCGAAGCCGTTTATGGCATGCCCTATGACGACTGGCGCGCCCTGCACCAGACCGAGGCGTCGGATGCGCAAAAGGCCGCCTTCCAGGCGGCCTTCCGCGAGAATGTGGGCGAGCCCCGTGGCTGA
- the rpmI gene encoding 50S ribosomal protein L35, protein MPKMKTKSAAKKRFSFTATGKVKAGPAGKRHGMIKRTTKFVRDVTGTMILCASDEKIVKKYMPYDR, encoded by the coding sequence ATGCCCAAGATGAAGACGAAATCCGCTGCGAAAAAGCGGTTTTCCTTTACCGCGACCGGCAAGGTCAAGGCGGGCCCCGCTGGCAAGCGCCACGGCATGATCAAGCGCACGACGAAATTCGTCCGTGATGTGACCGGGACCATGATCCTGTGCGCGTCGGACGAGAAGATCGTCAAGAAATACATGCCGTACGACCGCTAA
- a CDS encoding L-malyl-CoA/beta-methylmalyl-CoA lyase codes for MSFRLQPAPVARPNRCQLFGPGSRPALFEKMAASAADVINLDLEDSVAPSDKAAARVNIIKATHEVDWGTKLLSVRINGLDTPFWYRDVVDLLEQTSDRLDQIMIPKVGCAADVYAVDALVTAIEAAKGRKKRISFEVIIESAAGIAHVEEIAASSPRLQAMSLGAADFAASMGMQTTGIGGTQENYYMLRNGVQHWSDPWHWAQAAIVAACRTHGVLPVDGPFGDFSDDDGFRAQARRSATLGMVGKWAIHPKQVALSNEVFTPSEAAVAEAREILAAMEAAKAAGQGATVYKGRLVDIASIKQAEVIVKQAEMISAA; via the coding sequence ATGTCCTTTCGCCTGCAACCCGCCCCTGTTGCGCGTCCCAACCGCTGCCAGCTGTTCGGCCCCGGATCGCGTCCGGCCCTGTTCGAAAAGATGGCTGCCAGCGCGGCCGACGTGATCAACCTGGACCTGGAAGATTCGGTCGCCCCCTCGGACAAGGCGGCGGCGCGCGTCAACATCATCAAGGCGACGCATGAGGTTGACTGGGGCACCAAGCTTCTGTCGGTGCGCATCAACGGGCTGGATACGCCCTTCTGGTATCGCGATGTCGTGGACCTGCTGGAACAGACCAGCGACCGGCTGGACCAGATCATGATCCCCAAGGTGGGCTGCGCGGCCGATGTCTATGCCGTTGACGCACTGGTCACCGCGATCGAGGCGGCCAAGGGCCGCAAGAAGCGCATCAGTTTCGAGGTGATCATCGAATCGGCGGCCGGCATTGCCCATGTCGAGGAAATCGCCGCCTCCAGCCCGCGGTTGCAGGCCATGAGCCTGGGTGCCGCGGATTTTGCCGCCAGCATGGGGATGCAGACCACGGGTATCGGTGGGACGCAGGAAAACTATTACATGTTGCGCAATGGCGTGCAGCACTGGTCCGACCCCTGGCATTGGGCGCAGGCCGCCATCGTGGCCGCCTGCCGCACCCATGGCGTCTTGCCGGTGGACGGGCCGTTCGGCGATTTCAGCGATGACGACGGGTTCCGCGCCCAGGCGCGCCGGTCGGCCACGCTGGGCATGGTTGGCAAATGGGCCATCCACCCCAAGCAGGTGGCGCTGTCGAACGAGGTGTTCACCCCCTCCGAGGCCGCCGTGGCCGAGGCGCGGGAAATTCTGGCCGCGATGGAGGCTGCCAAGGCCGCCGGGCAGGGCGCAACGGTCTACAAGGGAAGACTCGTTGACATTGCGTCCATAAAGCAGGCAGAAGTGATCGTGAAACAGGCAGAGATGATATCTGCCGCCTGA
- a CDS encoding nitroreductase — protein sequence MTMPHTPVLDFLLTRRSRPAKLLAAPVPDRAGLELLLTAAARVPDHGKLEPWRFIVLEKPALNRIADAVVPRAAERGMDAEQTAKGRSQFDDSPLAVAVIASPKGFERIPEIEQTLSAGAVCLSLLNAALAAGWGASWLTGWAAHDRDFMAAQLGLQPGEWVAGFIHIGTAKSAPPDRPRPDLAAITTWVSA from the coding sequence ATGACAATGCCGCATACCCCCGTTCTGGACTTTCTGCTGACCCGCCGGTCGCGTCCCGCGAAACTGCTGGCCGCCCCCGTGCCCGACCGCGCCGGGCTGGAACTGCTGCTGACCGCCGCCGCCCGGGTGCCCGACCATGGCAAGCTGGAACCCTGGCGGTTCATCGTGCTGGAAAAGCCGGCGCTGAACCGGATCGCCGATGCCGTGGTGCCGCGCGCGGCAGAACGGGGGATGGACGCGGAACAGACCGCCAAGGGCCGCAGCCAGTTCGATGACAGCCCGCTGGCCGTGGCCGTGATCGCAAGCCCCAAGGGCTTTGAGCGCATCCCCGAGATTGAACAGACCCTGTCCGCGGGCGCCGTCTGCCTGTCGCTGCTGAATGCCGCGCTGGCGGCGGGCTGGGGGGCCAGCTGGCTGACCGGCTGGGCGGCGCATGATCGCGATTTCATGGCGGCGCAGCTGGGCCTGCAACCGGGCGAATGGGTGGCCGGGTTCATCCATATCGGCACCGCGAAATCGGCGCCGCCCGACCGCCCGCGCCCCGATCTGGCCGCCATCACCACATGGGTCAGCGCATGA
- a CDS encoding D-amino-acid transaminase, producing MTRIVHLNGDWLPEAEAKVSVFDRGFLMGDGVYEVTSVLGGKLIDFEGHCRRLDRSLGELGMPNPHTDDEWLALHREIVARNDIGDGSIYLQVTRGNPGDRDFAYPNPPVPQTVVMFTQSKPGLAQNPQAQTGLKVISMPEMRWHRRDIKTVQLLYPSMCKMAAKAAGADDAWFVENGKVTEGTSNNAWIVKDGKIITRELSNDLLHGITRASVIRFAQEAQMEIIERPFTIEEAQAADEAFITSAGVFVMPVVEIDGVALGDGTPGKVARRLRELYLDETGKAAL from the coding sequence ATGACCCGCATCGTCCACCTGAACGGCGACTGGCTGCCCGAGGCAGAGGCGAAGGTCTCGGTCTTTGACCGCGGCTTCCTGATGGGCGACGGCGTCTATGAGGTGACAAGCGTTCTGGGCGGCAAGCTGATCGACTTTGAGGGTCACTGCCGCCGGCTGGACCGGTCGCTGGGCGAACTGGGCATGCCCAACCCGCATACCGATGACGAATGGCTGGCCCTGCACCGCGAGATCGTGGCGCGGAACGACATCGGCGATGGCAGCATCTACCTGCAAGTCACGCGCGGCAATCCGGGCGACCGCGATTTTGCCTATCCGAACCCGCCGGTGCCGCAGACCGTGGTGATGTTCACCCAGTCGAAGCCGGGCCTGGCCCAGAACCCGCAGGCACAGACCGGGCTGAAGGTGATCAGCATGCCCGAAATGCGCTGGCACCGCCGCGACATCAAGACGGTGCAGCTGCTGTATCCGTCGATGTGCAAGATGGCCGCCAAGGCCGCCGGCGCCGATGATGCGTGGTTCGTGGAAAACGGCAAGGTGACCGAAGGCACCTCGAACAACGCCTGGATCGTCAAGGACGGCAAGATCATCACGCGCGAGCTGAGCAACGACCTGCTGCATGGCATCACCCGCGCCTCGGTGATCCGCTTTGCCCAGGAAGCGCAGATGGAAATCATCGAGCGCCCCTTTACCATCGAGGAAGCGCAGGCGGCGGACGAGGCGTTCATCACCTCGGCCGGGGTGTTCGTGATGCCGGTGGTGGAAATCGACGGCGTGGCCCTGGGCGACGGCACGCCGGGCAAGGTGGCGCGGCGGCTGCGCGAGCTGTATCTGGACGAAACCGGCAAGGCCGCGCTCTGA
- the lgt gene encoding prolipoprotein diacylglyceryl transferase — MTYIPFPDIAPEIFTIRIGEFAFSLRWYALAYIVGLVLGWQLVVGLMKRPALWGGTAPTEPRRIEDLLTWVILGVILGGRLGFVLFYQPGYYLANPAEIVKVWEGGMSFHGGFLGVVAAAWIWAGRNGVPRLSLADALAVAAPAGLLFGRLANFINAELWGHPTTMPWGVAFPGAGQDCPGVIGICARHPSQLYEAGLEGLLLGAVLLYGVWRLGWLMWPGRVLGVFLTGYGAARFIVEFFREADAQFVTPDNPGGAVVLGMQMGQLLSLPMIALGLWFILRARRA, encoded by the coding sequence ATGACCTATATCCCCTTCCCCGATATCGCGCCCGAGATCTTTACCATCCGCATCGGCGAGTTCGCCTTTTCGCTGCGCTGGTATGCACTGGCCTATATCGTCGGGCTGGTGCTGGGCTGGCAGCTGGTGGTCGGGCTGATGAAGCGCCCCGCGCTGTGGGGGGGCACCGCACCGACCGAGCCGCGCCGGATCGAGGATCTGCTGACCTGGGTCATCCTGGGGGTGATCCTGGGCGGGCGGCTGGGGTTCGTGCTGTTCTATCAGCCGGGATATTACCTGGCGAACCCGGCCGAGATCGTGAAGGTCTGGGAAGGCGGCATGTCCTTTCACGGCGGGTTTCTGGGCGTGGTGGCGGCGGCCTGGATCTGGGCCGGGCGCAATGGGGTGCCGCGCCTGTCGCTGGCCGATGCGCTGGCGGTGGCCGCGCCGGCGGGGTTGCTGTTCGGGCGGCTGGCCAATTTCATCAATGCCGAGCTGTGGGGCCATCCGACCACGATGCCCTGGGGCGTGGCCTTTCCCGGCGCCGGGCAGGACTGCCCCGGCGTGATCGGCATCTGCGCCCGCCATCCCAGCCAACTGTATGAGGCGGGGCTGGAAGGGCTGCTCTTGGGCGCCGTGCTGCTCTATGGCGTGTGGCGGCTGGGCTGGCTGATGTGGCCGGGCCGGGTGCTGGGCGTGTTCCTGACGGGCTATGGCGCGGCGCGGTTCATCGTGGAATTCTTCCGCGAGGCGGATGCCCAGTTCGTCACCCCCGACAATCCGGGCGGCGCGGTCGTGCTGGGGATGCAGATGGGCCAGTTGCTGTCCTTGCCGATGATCGCGCTGGGGCTGTGGTTCATCCTGCGGGCCCGGCGGGCATGA
- a CDS encoding accessory factor UbiK family protein gives MQTRTKIFDDLSRLATNAMGVAQGARTEAENAMKSLLDRWLAERDLVTREEFDAVRAMAQKAREENEALKARLAAIEAKLG, from the coding sequence ATGCAGACCCGCACCAAGATTTTCGACGACCTGTCGCGGCTGGCGACCAATGCCATGGGCGTGGCCCAAGGCGCCCGGACCGAGGCCGAGAACGCGATGAAATCGCTGCTCGACCGCTGGCTGGCGGAACGCGACCTGGTCACGCGCGAGGAATTCGACGCCGTGCGCGCCATGGCCCAGAAGGCCCGCGAGGAGAACGAGGCGCTGAAAGCCCGTCTTGCCGCGATCGAGGCGAAACTTGGCTGA
- a CDS encoding LysE family translocator — MTFQGWLAFAAFWAVFVTSPGPNAVNCVANGMAFGFRRALWGVLAILTQAALFLTLAAAGVTAALAAAPSAVDALKLAGAAVLIWLGLRAILRAGRPMSPSTPSRAIWLRAFLIATLNAKSLMGYLAAFTQFVEPGRAIWPQMAAIYPTALTLTALSYTGWTWLGARMGRSALATVANAWFRRLTGAAFVAYGAMLALSVLPVSL, encoded by the coding sequence GTGACGTTTCAGGGCTGGCTGGCCTTTGCCGCCTTCTGGGCGGTGTTCGTCACCTCTCCGGGGCCGAATGCGGTGAATTGCGTGGCGAACGGCATGGCCTTTGGCTTTCGCCGGGCGCTGTGGGGCGTGCTGGCCATTCTGACGCAGGCGGCGCTGTTCCTGACGCTGGCGGCGGCCGGCGTCACGGCGGCCCTGGCCGCGGCGCCTTCGGCGGTGGATGCGCTGAAACTGGCGGGGGCCGCGGTGCTGATCTGGCTGGGCCTGCGCGCCATCCTGCGGGCGGGGCGGCCGATGTCGCCATCCACCCCCAGCCGCGCCATCTGGCTGCGCGCCTTCCTGATCGCCACGCTGAACGCCAAAAGCCTGATGGGCTATCTGGCGGCCTTTACCCAGTTCGTCGAACCGGGCCGGGCGATCTGGCCGCAGATGGCCGCGATCTATCCCACGGCGCTGACATTGACCGCGCTCAGCTATACCGGCTGGACCTGGCTTGGCGCGCGCATGGGCCGGTCGGCGCTGGCCACGGTGGCCAACGCCTGGTTCCGCCGGCTGACCGGGGCCGCCTTCGTCGCCTATGGCGCGATGCTGGCGCTGTCGGTCCTGCCTGTTTCGCTTTGA
- a CDS encoding calcium-binding protein: protein MELLILAGVMTAGLLFSVFKDDNDPEPAEDNFTDGTEGDDSLTGGGGDDLLMGQDGDDTLDGAGGDDAVLGEGGNDLARGSGGDDSLAGGEGDDRLNGWTGDDLLIGGAGNDQLAGGQGDDSLFGGTGGDTLEGGAGNDLLDGRETLTAADYPADLLAEFNDSMADLLGNPAPADLAQRLEDVLDPQGEPAPDLLRGGAGNDTLIGDSGDTMNGGSGEDSFVVSYDGAEDFAAAVLRDFQPGSEFLDIRLGDEVVGGDLTFAADGPDTVISLNGVQLAIVSNATPEDLAGAGITLTGGLPPVPGGMVDTGTTGDDATTGAGTGDVLLGDAGNDTIDGAAGDDLVAGEAGDDLLRGSAGQDTLIGGDGDDRLTGWTADDLLVGGAGDDDLNGGEGEDTLLGGTGRDLLEGGAGDDVLDGRDPAADTGLSDEQLAEIDAALALNTGGVVDPALQERLTTALGDAGEAGADLLRGGDGDDLLIGDSGDTMTGGAGTDSYVVDFDGAQDWTRTVIRDFDPASERLDILLDDDVAQGELAFAERGMDTVVSLNGVALVIISNTTPTQLATANIVLSGGQAAA from the coding sequence ATGGAGTTATTGATTCTGGCCGGGGTGATGACAGCCGGTCTTCTGTTTTCGGTATTCAAGGACGATAACGACCCGGAACCGGCCGAAGACAACTTCACCGATGGCACCGAAGGCGATGACAGCCTGACCGGCGGCGGCGGCGATGACCTGCTGATGGGCCAGGACGGCGACGACACGCTGGATGGCGCGGGCGGTGACGATGCCGTTTTGGGCGAGGGCGGCAATGACCTGGCGCGCGGCAGCGGTGGCGACGATTCCCTTGCCGGCGGCGAAGGCGATGACAGGCTGAACGGCTGGACCGGCGACGATCTGCTGATTGGTGGCGCGGGGAATGACCAGCTGGCAGGCGGCCAGGGTGACGACAGCCTGTTCGGCGGAACGGGCGGCGACACCCTGGAAGGCGGCGCGGGGAACGATCTGCTGGACGGGCGCGAAACGCTGACGGCGGCGGACTACCCGGCGGACCTGCTGGCCGAGTTCAACGACTCGATGGCCGACCTGCTGGGCAACCCGGCACCTGCCGATCTGGCGCAGCGGCTGGAGGACGTGCTGGACCCACAGGGCGAACCCGCACCTGACCTGTTGCGCGGCGGGGCAGGCAACGACACCCTGATCGGCGACAGCGGCGATACGATGAACGGCGGCTCGGGCGAGGACAGCTTTGTCGTCAGCTATGATGGCGCCGAGGATTTCGCGGCTGCGGTCCTGCGTGACTTCCAGCCTGGCAGCGAATTTCTGGACATCCGGCTGGGCGACGAGGTGGTGGGCGGCGACCTGACCTTTGCCGCCGACGGGCCGGACACCGTGATCAGCCTGAACGGCGTGCAGCTGGCGATCGTCAGCAATGCAACGCCCGAGGATCTGGCCGGGGCGGGCATCACCCTGACCGGCGGGCTGCCGCCGGTTCCGGGCGGGATGGTCGATACCGGCACGACGGGCGACGATGCGACCACGGGCGCCGGCACTGGCGATGTGCTGCTGGGCGATGCCGGCAACGATACGATCGACGGAGCCGCAGGCGACGATCTTGTCGCGGGCGAGGCGGGTGACGACCTGCTGCGTGGCAGCGCCGGGCAGGATACGCTGATCGGCGGCGACGGGGATGACCGGCTGACCGGCTGGACGGCAGACGACCTGCTGGTCGGCGGCGCCGGCGATGACGACCTGAACGGCGGCGAGGGGGAAGATACCCTGCTGGGCGGCACCGGCCGCGACCTGCTGGAAGGTGGCGCGGGCGACGACGTTCTGGATGGCCGCGACCCGGCAGCCGACACGGGGCTAAGCGATGAGCAGCTGGCCGAAATCGACGCGGCGCTGGCGCTGAATACGGGTGGTGTCGTGGACCCGGCCTTGCAGGAGCGGCTGACGACCGCGCTCGGGGATGCCGGCGAGGCCGGTGCCGACCTGCTGCGGGGCGGCGACGGGGACGATCTGTTGATCGGCGACAGCGGCGACACGATGACCGGCGGCGCGGGAACCGACAGCTATGTGGTCGATTTCGACGGGGCCCAAGACTGGACCCGTACGGTGATCCGCGACTTCGATCCCGCCAGCGAACGGCTGGACATTCTGCTGGACGACGATGTCGCGCAGGGCGAACTGGCCTTTGCCGAGCGTGGCATGGATACCGTTGTCAGCCTGAATGGCGTCGCGCTGGTGATCATCAGCAACACGACCCCGACGCAGCTGGCTACGGCAAACATCGTGCTGAGCGGCGGTCAGGCCGCCGCCTGA
- the rplT gene encoding 50S ribosomal protein L20: MSRVKSGKVTHAAHKKVLKKAKGYYSARSRNFRTATQAVDKANQYATRDRKARKRSFRSLWIQRINAAVRLVDGEMTYSKFIFLLDKAGITVDRKVLADLAVAEPDAFAAIVGQAKAAA; the protein is encoded by the coding sequence ATGTCCCGCGTCAAATCCGGCAAGGTTACCCACGCCGCGCACAAGAAAGTTCTGAAGAAGGCGAAAGGCTATTACTCGGCCCGTTCGCGCAACTTCCGCACTGCCACCCAGGCCGTCGACAAGGCCAACCAGTATGCGACCCGCGACCGCAAGGCCCGCAAGCGCAGCTTCCGCTCGCTGTGGATCCAGCGCATCAACGCGGCGGTTCGTCTGGTTGATGGCGAGATGACCTATTCCAAGTTCATCTTCCTGCTCGACAAGGCCGGCATCACCGTGGACCGCAAGGTTCTGGCCGATCTGGCCGTGGCCGAGCCCGATGCCTTTGCCGCGATCGTCGGCCAGGCCAAGGCGGCCGCCTGA
- a CDS encoding GAF domain-containing protein, protein MADRACDYPALAAALRSLTHGETDAVALMATVACELHHAHALSDWTGFYRVVAPDLLKIGPYQGGHGCLVIPFSRGVCGAAARSGQVQLVPDVDAFPDHIACASSTRSELVLPVWNGQGALLAVLDLDSDTPAAFTQDDVQALTAILSETFRDCASPL, encoded by the coding sequence TTGGCTGACCGTGCCTGCGACTATCCGGCGCTGGCCGCCGCCCTGCGGTCGCTGACCCATGGCGAGACCGATGCCGTGGCGCTGATGGCGACGGTGGCCTGCGAATTGCACCACGCCCATGCCCTGTCCGACTGGACTGGGTTCTACCGCGTCGTAGCACCCGACCTGCTGAAGATCGGGCCCTATCAGGGCGGCCATGGCTGTCTTGTGATCCCGTTTTCGCGCGGGGTCTGCGGGGCGGCCGCGCGCAGCGGGCAGGTGCAGCTGGTGCCCGATGTGGATGCTTTCCCCGACCATATCGCCTGCGCCTCGTCCACTCGGTCGGAACTGGTGCTGCCGGTCTGGAACGGGCAGGGCGCCCTGCTGGCGGTGCTGGATCTGGATAGCGACACGCCCGCCGCCTTTACCCAGGACGACGTGCAGGCGCTGACCGCGATCCTGTCCGAAACCTTCCGCGACTGCGCCAGTCCGCTGTGA